Proteins from a genomic interval of Prevotella sp. E13-27:
- a CDS encoding NADH:ubiquinone reductase (Na(+)-transporting) subunit D: MALFSKQNKEAFTNPLNLDHPILVQVLGICSALAVTSQLKPAIVMGLAVTVITAFANVIISIIRNTIPNRIRIVVQLVVVAALVTIVSQVLKAYVYDVSVELSVYVGLIITNCILMGRLEAFAMQNNPWPSFLDGVGNGLGYAMILVIVGGVREFLGRGSLLGFQIIPDGAYEAGYINNGMMTMPAMALILVGIVIWVHRAYFYKEK; the protein is encoded by the coding sequence ATGGCATTATTTAGTAAACAGAATAAAGAGGCATTCACCAATCCGTTGAACCTCGACCACCCGATACTCGTTCAGGTGTTGGGTATCTGCTCGGCACTTGCTGTGACTTCTCAGTTGAAGCCCGCCATCGTGATGGGCTTGGCAGTTACAGTCATCACGGCTTTTGCCAATGTGATTATCTCTATCATCCGCAACACCATCCCTAATCGCATCCGCATCGTGGTACAGCTGGTAGTTGTGGCTGCGCTTGTGACTATTGTAAGTCAGGTGCTCAAGGCCTACGTCTATGATGTCAGCGTCGAGCTGAGCGTATATGTGGGACTTATCATCACCAACTGTATTCTGATGGGACGTCTTGAGGCTTTCGCTATGCAGAACAACCCTTGGCCTTCATTCCTCGATGGTGTGGGCAATGGTCTTGGCTATGCCATGATTCTTGTCATTGTCGGTGGCGTTCGTGAGTTCTTGGGACGTGGCTCATTGCTGGGCTTCCAGATTATTCCTGACGGAGCCTATGAAGCAGGCTACATCAACAACGGTATGATGACGATGCCCGCTATGGCACTCATCCTCGTGGGTATTGTGATTTGGGTACATCGTGCATATTTTTATAAGGAGAAGTAA
- the nqrE gene encoding NADH:ubiquinone reductase (Na(+)-transporting) subunit E, protein MEHAISLFFRSIFVDNMIFAFFLGMCSYLAVSKTVKTSLGLGMAVTFVLTVTVPVNYLLQTKVLGDGCLVEGVDLSYLSFILFIGVIAGMVQLVEMTVEKYSPSLYAALGIFLPLIAVNCAIMGASLFMQQRILMEPTSTQAITSVWDAIVYGFGSGIGWTLAIVSLGAIREKMQYGDVPRPLQGLGITFIVVGLMAMAMMCFSGLNI, encoded by the coding sequence ATGGAACATGCAATAAGTCTATTCTTTAGGTCGATTTTCGTCGACAACATGATATTCGCCTTTTTCCTCGGCATGTGCTCTTATCTGGCAGTGTCGAAGACGGTGAAGACCTCATTGGGACTGGGTATGGCTGTGACCTTCGTGCTCACAGTGACAGTACCTGTAAACTATCTTTTGCAGACTAAGGTGCTGGGCGATGGCTGTCTGGTAGAAGGCGTTGACCTCAGCTACCTGTCATTCATCCTCTTCATCGGCGTTATTGCAGGCATGGTGCAGCTCGTTGAGATGACTGTAGAGAAATACTCACCCTCGCTCTATGCTGCTCTGGGCATCTTCCTGCCTTTGATTGCTGTTAACTGCGCCATCATGGGTGCTTCGCTCTTCATGCAGCAGCGCATTCTGATGGAGCCGACAAGCACTCAGGCTATAACCTCTGTGTGGGATGCCATTGTCTATGGCTTCGGCTCAGGCATAGGCTGGACGCTCGCCATTGTCTCTCTGGGTGCTATCCGTGAGAAGATGCAGTATGGCGACGTTCCCCGTCCGCTTCAGGGCCTTGGCATTACGTTTATTGTGGTAGGCCTCATGGCTATGGCTATGATGTGCTTTAGTGGACTAAATATCTAA
- a CDS encoding NADH:ubiquinone reductase (Na(+)-transporting) subunit B has product MSALRNYLNKIKPNFEEGGKLHAFRSLFDGFETFLYVPNDTAKTGVHIHDSIDSKRIMSMVVIALMPAMLFGMYNVGYQNYLAAGTLASASFLDMFIFGFLAVLPKILVSYIVGLGIEFAWAQWKGEEIQEGFLVSGILIPLIVPVNCPLWILAIAVAFAVIIGKEIFGGTGMNIFNPALLCRAFLFFAYPTKMSGDQVWVANESIFGFGNTLPDGFTMATPLGQIGAGNDVTASLNDMILGFIPGSIGETSVIAIALGAILLLWTGIASWKTMLSVFVGGGLTACLFESLGMTPITWYEHLVLGGFCFGAVFMATDPVTSCRTECGKWFYGFIIGAMAVIIRVMNPGYPEGMMLAILLMNMFAPTIDHFVVERNISKRMKRGGNS; this is encoded by the coding sequence ATGAGCGCATTAAGAAATTATTTGAACAAGATAAAGCCGAACTTCGAGGAAGGTGGTAAGCTTCATGCTTTCCGTTCTCTTTTCGACGGCTTTGAGACGTTCCTCTATGTGCCTAACGACACAGCGAAGACGGGCGTCCATATTCACGACTCCATCGACTCAAAGCGCATTATGAGTATGGTGGTTATCGCCTTGATGCCTGCCATGCTGTTTGGCATGTACAATGTGGGCTATCAGAACTATCTGGCTGCAGGAACGCTGGCTTCGGCTTCATTCCTTGACATGTTCATCTTTGGATTCTTGGCAGTACTGCCCAAGATTCTCGTTTCATACATTGTTGGTCTGGGCATCGAGTTCGCATGGGCACAGTGGAAGGGTGAAGAGATTCAGGAAGGATTCCTCGTTTCAGGTATCCTCATCCCACTGATTGTTCCTGTCAACTGTCCGTTGTGGATTCTTGCCATCGCCGTTGCCTTCGCCGTGATTATCGGCAAAGAGATTTTTGGTGGCACAGGCATGAACATCTTCAATCCCGCATTGCTCTGTCGTGCATTCCTGTTCTTTGCTTATCCCACTAAGATGAGTGGTGACCAGGTATGGGTGGCTAATGAGTCTATCTTCGGCTTTGGTAACACACTGCCCGATGGCTTCACAATGGCTACGCCTCTTGGACAGATTGGTGCAGGCAACGACGTTACGGCTTCGCTTAACGACATGATTCTTGGTTTCATCCCAGGTTCTATTGGTGAGACAAGTGTCATCGCTATTGCCCTTGGCGCTATCCTGCTGCTTTGGACAGGCATCGCTTCATGGAAGACCATGCTGAGCGTGTTTGTTGGTGGTGGTCTCACAGCTTGTCTGTTCGAGAGCCTCGGCATGACTCCTATCACCTGGTATGAGCACCTGGTATTGGGTGGCTTCTGCTTTGGTGCTGTGTTCATGGCTACCGATCCTGTTACTTCTTGCCGTACTGAGTGTGGCAAGTGGTTCTATGGCTTCATCATTGGTGCAATGGCTGTTATCATCCGTGTGATGAATCCAGGCTATCCCGAAGGTATGATGCTGGCTATCCTGCTCATGAACATGTTTGCTCCTACCATTGACCACTTCGTAGTGGAGCGTAATATCTCAAAACGTATGAAGAGAGGAGGCAACTCTTAA
- a CDS encoding Na(+)-translocating NADH-quinone reductase subunit A produces MANLIKLRKGLDINLQGCASETKIRLKSNGKYALMPDDFEGIVPKVVVKEGDHVKAGDALFVNKQYPTVSFASPVSGKVTSVERGERRKVLCVRVDADAQQEYVDFGKKDVTKLDGKAVCEALLEAGIFGYINQLPYAVSTNPETMPKAIFVSALRDKPLACSFDYEVKGQEDDFATGLIALSKIAKTYLGIGIQPDLQAELQKRQIENYVELNVFEGKCPAGNVGVQVNNVAPVNKGEVVWTIGDPTVVLFIGRLFNTGKVDLRRTVALCGSEVLKPLHVDMLVGEELSTLLSNSYDASHHVRIINGNVLTGRKTTKDGFLGAHSSEITVIPEGDNADEMLGWIMPRFNQFSVNRSYFSWLQNCWFCGKKKAYVADARIKGGERHMIMSGEYDKVLPMDIYGEYLIKAIITGDIDRQEQLGIYEISPEDFALAEFVDSSKLELQRIVREGLNILRKENA; encoded by the coding sequence ATGGCAAATTTGATTAAGTTGCGTAAAGGCCTGGACATTAATCTTCAGGGATGCGCCTCGGAAACAAAGATCCGATTGAAATCGAACGGCAAGTATGCTTTGATGCCCGATGATTTTGAAGGAATCGTACCGAAGGTCGTAGTCAAGGAGGGTGATCATGTCAAGGCTGGGGATGCGCTTTTTGTCAACAAGCAGTATCCCACGGTTAGTTTTGCTTCGCCTGTCAGTGGAAAGGTCACTTCCGTAGAGCGGGGCGAACGTCGTAAAGTGCTCTGCGTGAGGGTAGATGCCGATGCCCAGCAGGAGTATGTTGATTTTGGTAAGAAAGATGTAACAAAGTTGGATGGCAAAGCTGTCTGTGAAGCACTCTTGGAGGCTGGTATCTTTGGCTACATCAATCAGTTGCCTTATGCCGTATCCACTAATCCGGAGACGATGCCTAAGGCAATTTTCGTATCGGCACTTCGTGACAAACCGCTGGCTTGCAGCTTCGATTATGAAGTGAAGGGGCAGGAAGATGACTTCGCAACAGGACTTATAGCCCTTTCAAAGATTGCTAAGACCTATCTCGGTATAGGCATTCAGCCCGATCTTCAGGCTGAGTTGCAGAAGCGCCAGATTGAAAACTATGTGGAGCTGAATGTGTTTGAAGGAAAGTGTCCTGCAGGCAACGTAGGCGTTCAGGTGAACAATGTAGCCCCTGTGAATAAGGGCGAAGTGGTATGGACGATAGGCGATCCCACAGTGGTGCTTTTCATCGGGCGTCTTTTCAACACCGGCAAAGTGGATTTGAGACGCACCGTCGCCCTCTGCGGAAGTGAAGTGTTAAAGCCCCTGCATGTTGACATGCTGGTGGGTGAGGAGCTTTCCACGCTGCTCAGCAACAGCTATGATGCCAGTCATCACGTGCGTATCATCAATGGTAATGTGCTCACAGGTCGTAAGACTACGAAAGACGGATTCCTTGGAGCTCATTCTTCTGAGATAACCGTCATACCCGAGGGTGACAATGCCGACGAGATGCTTGGATGGATCATGCCTCGCTTCAATCAGTTCTCAGTGAATCGCAGCTATTTCTCCTGGTTGCAGAATTGTTGGTTCTGTGGCAAGAAGAAGGCTTATGTAGCCGATGCCCGTATCAAGGGTGGCGAGCGCCACATGATTATGAGTGGTGAGTATGACAAGGTGCTGCCTATGGATATCTATGGCGAATACCTCATCAAGGCAATCATCACGGGCGATATTGATCGTCAGGAACAGCTTGGCATCTACGAGATTTCTCCTGAAGATTTTGCTTTGGCAGAGTTCGTGGATAGCTCGAAGCTGGAGCTGCAACGTATTGTACGTGAGGGACTTAATATTTTACGCAAAGAAAACGCATAA
- a CDS encoding FMN-binding protein — translation MSKLNTNSNTYIIIYSTILVIIVAFLLAFVFKALKPMQDANVALDVKKQILYSLNIRNLDGAEAEAKYAEVVKNEGEVDGQKYYACEIDGEDILVVSLKGMGLWGGISGYISIHGDEVPVVYGAYFNHEGETAGLGAEIKDSQAWQEKFIGKKVFVDPADGSEVALGVVKKVDDPETQVDCVTGATLTSNGVNDMIKAGLKDAGKRYVELFVKMECCKDEPTDSAAVEEPKVEEE, via the coding sequence ATGAGCAAGCTAAATACAAATTCGAATACGTACATTATTATATATAGTACGATTCTTGTCATTATCGTAGCCTTCCTGCTGGCTTTCGTCTTCAAGGCGCTGAAGCCCATGCAGGATGCCAATGTGGCTCTCGATGTGAAGAAGCAGATTCTCTATTCACTCAACATCCGTAACCTTGATGGTGCTGAGGCTGAGGCTAAGTATGCTGAGGTTGTGAAGAACGAAGGTGAGGTTGATGGTCAGAAGTACTACGCCTGTGAGATTGATGGTGAGGACATCCTCGTGGTCTCGCTGAAAGGCATGGGACTTTGGGGCGGCATCAGTGGCTACATCTCTATTCATGGTGATGAGGTGCCTGTTGTCTATGGTGCTTATTTCAACCACGAAGGCGAGACAGCAGGTCTGGGTGCTGAGATCAAGGATTCTCAGGCATGGCAGGAGAAGTTCATTGGTAAGAAGGTCTTCGTTGATCCTGCCGATGGCAGCGAGGTGGCCCTTGGCGTAGTGAAGAAGGTGGATGATCCTGAGACACAGGTTGACTGTGTGACAGGTGCCACACTGACCTCTAATGGTGTGAACGATATGATTAAGGCAGGTCTGAAGGATGCTGGCAAGCGCTATGTAGAGCTGTTCGTTAAGATGGAATGCTGCAAAGACGAGCCTACCGATTCAGCTGCTGTTGAAGAACCTAAAGTAGAGGAGGAATAA